In Mytilus edulis chromosome 13, xbMytEdul2.2, whole genome shotgun sequence, a single window of DNA contains:
- the LOC139500773 gene encoding uncharacterized protein, translating into MLPFVIFQFHLIFVCVSTSESGKRLLLNDQDYAARIHQLEATVQTLVSEMISMQSAIKSPTQSGAVYIRWGKKTCPQLNGTELIYSGTVGGGWYGRTSSPAELLCLPHDPDFVTKDSATKNPDWFSSLYGAEYQSGSGPNDHDVPCAVCRASHSASVIMIPGKTSCYTGWKTEYFGRMAASANYQKASSQYTCLDENPDALEAGGENKDGYQFFVVRAVCGSLRCPPFYDTALLTCVVCSS; encoded by the exons ATGCTACCAtttgtaatttttcaatttcatttaatatttgtGTGTGTAAGTACTAGCGAGAGTGGAAAACGACTGCTTCTTAACGACCAAGATTATGCAGCTCGAATTCATCAACTTGAGGCTACAGTGCAGACATTGGTCAGTGAAATGATATCAATGCAATCAGCTATAAAATCACCAACAC agAGTGGAGCTGTCTACATTCGATGGGGAAAGAAAACGTGCCCTCAACTCAACGGGACAGAATTAATATATTCAg GAACTGTGGGCGGCGGTTGGTATGGTAGAACTAGTTCTCCAGCAGAGCTCCTTTGTCTTCCGCATGATCCAGATTTTGTAACAAAAGACTCCGCCACTAAAAATCCCGATTGGTTTTCTTCATTATACGGTGCTGAATATCAATCAGGCTCAGGGCCTAATGATCATGACGTACCTTGTGCTGTTTGTCGTGCGTCTCATAGCGCATCTGTTATTATGATCCCTGGAAAGACATCTTGCTATACTGGCTGGAAAACAGAATACTTTGGAAGAATGGCTGCCAGTGCTAATTACCAAAAAGCATCATCACAGTACACTTGCTTAGATGAAAATCCTGATGCTTTGGAAGCAGGAGGGGAAAACAAGGACGGTTACCAGTTTTTCGTTGTTAGAGCCGTCTGTGGGTCGTTAAGATGTCCCCCATTTTATGATACGGCATTATTAACATGTGTTGTCTGTTCAAGTTAA